One Symphalangus syndactylus isolate Jambi chromosome 20, NHGRI_mSymSyn1-v2.1_pri, whole genome shotgun sequence DNA segment encodes these proteins:
- the GLTPD2 gene encoding LOW QUALITY PROTEIN: glycolipid transfer protein domain-containing protein 2 (The sequence of the model RefSeq protein was modified relative to this genomic sequence to represent the inferred CDS: inserted 1 base in 1 codon): MGVAVRPPALRHWFSHSIPXIFALLLLYLSARSLGARSGCGPRAQPCVPGETAPFQVRQESGPLEAPERKQPPCLGPRGMLGRMMRPFHASLKPEGDVGLSPYLAGWRALVQFLTPLGSVFAFATREAFTKVTALEARVHRPDAEHYWSLAAKAAWEQRAGLLEQPGAAPRDPARSSGSRTLLLLHRALRWSQLCLHRVATGTLGGPEAGVQCSDAYRAALGPHHPWLVRQTVRLAFLAFPGRRRLLELACPGATEAEARAALVRAAGTLGDVYNRTQSLLAERGLLQLA, translated from the exons ATGGGAGTGGCGGTGCGGCCCCCAGCCCTGCGGCACTGGTTCAGCCACTCAATTC CTATCTTCgcgctgctgctgctttatctcAGTGCTCGGAGCCTAG GCGCCCGCTCGGGCTGCGGACCCAGGGCACAGCCCTGCGTTCCAGGGGAAACTGCGCCCTTCCAG GTCCGGCAGGAGTCGGGACCCCTGGAGGCCCCGGAGAGGAAACAGCCTCCGTGTCTGGGCCCTCGGGGGATGCTGGGCCGCATGATGAGGCCGTTCCACGCCAGTCTGAAACCCGAAGGGGATGTGGGGCTGTCGCCGTACCTGGCGGGATGGAGGGCACTCGTCCA GTTCCTGACTCCCCTCGGCTCCGTCTTCGCCTTCGCCACTAGGGAGGCCTTCACCAAGGTGACAGCCCTGGAGGCTCGGGTGCACCGCCCGGACGCGGAGCACTACTGGTCGCTGGCGGCCAAGGCGGCCTGGGAGCAGAGGGCGGGACTGCTGGAGCAGCCGGGGGCGGCTCCCCGGGACCCGGCCCGGAGCTCGGGCTCTCGCACGCTGCTCCTGCTGCACCGCGCGCTGCGctggtcccagctctgcctccaccGGGTGGCGACCGGCACGCTGGGAGGCCCGGAGGCGGGCGTGCAGTGCAGCGACGCCTACCGTGCGGCCCTGGGCCCGCATCACCCCTGGCTGGTCCGTCAGACCGTCCGCCTCGCCTTCCTCGCCTTCCCCGGTCGCCGCCGCCTGCTGGAGCTGGCGTGTCCCGGAGCCACCGAGGCGGAGGCGCGGGCCGCGCTGGTCCGGGCCGCCGGCACCCTGGGGGATGTCTACAACCGCACCCAGAGCCTGCTGGCCGAGCGCGGCCTGCTCCAGCTGGCCTAA
- the VMO1 gene encoding vitelline membrane outer layer protein 1 homolog isoform X2 codes for MERGAGAKLLPLLLLLRATRFTCAQADGRNGYSAVIEVTNGGPWGDWAWPEMCPDGFFASGFSLKVEPPQGIPGDDTALNGIRLHCARGNVPGNTHVLGRME; via the exons ATGGAGCGGGGCGCAGGAGCCaagctgctgccgctgctgctgcttctgcggGCGACTCGTTTCACATGTGCACAGGCAGATGGCCGGAACGGCTACTCGGCGGTCATCGAAGTGACCAACGGGGGTCCCTGGGGCGACTGGGCCTGGCCTGAGATGTGTCCTGACGGGTTCTTCGCCAGCGGGTTCTCGCTCAAG GTGGAGCCTCCCCAAGGCATTCCTGGCGACGACACTGCACTGAATGGGATCAGGCTGCACTGCGCGCGCGGGAACGTCCCAGGCAATACGCACGTG CTGGGGCGAATGGAGTGA
- the VMO1 gene encoding vitelline membrane outer layer protein 1 homolog isoform X3, with protein sequence MERGAGAKLLPLLLLLRATRFTCAQADGRNGYSAVIEVTNGGPWGDWAWPEMCPDGFFASGFSLKLGRME encoded by the exons ATGGAGCGGGGCGCAGGAGCCaagctgctgccgctgctgctgcttctgcggGCGACTCGTTTCACATGTGCACAGGCAGATGGCCGGAACGGCTACTCGGCGGTCATCGAAGTGACCAACGGGGGTCCCTGGGGCGACTGGGCCTGGCCTGAGATGTGTCCTGACGGGTTCTTCGCCAGCGGGTTCTCGCTCAAG CTGGGGCGAATGGAGTGA
- the VMO1 gene encoding vitelline membrane outer layer protein 1 homolog isoform X1, producing MERGAGAKLLPLLLLLRATRFTCAQADGRNGYSAVIEVTNGGPWGDWAWPEMCPDGFFASGFSLKVEPPQGIPGDDTALNGIRLHCARGNVPGNTHVVESQSGSWGEWSEPLWCRGGAYLVAFSLRVEAPTTPGDNTAANNMRFRCSDGEELQGPGLSWGDFGDWSDRCPKGACGLQTKIQGPRGLGDDTALNDARLFCCRS from the exons ATGGAGCGGGGCGCAGGAGCCaagctgctgccgctgctgctgcttctgcggGCGACTCGTTTCACATGTGCACAGGCAGATGGCCGGAACGGCTACTCGGCGGTCATCGAAGTGACCAACGGGGGTCCCTGGGGCGACTGGGCCTGGCCTGAGATGTGTCCTGACGGGTTCTTCGCCAGCGGGTTCTCGCTCAAG GTGGAGCCTCCCCAAGGCATTCCTGGCGACGACACTGCACTGAATGGGATCAGGCTGCACTGCGCGCGCGGGAACGTCCCAGGCAATACGCACGTGGTAGAGTCCCAGTCTGGAAG CTGGGGCGAATGGAGTGAGCCGCTGTGGTGTCGCGGCGGCGCCTACCTAGTGGCTTTCTCGCTTCGCGTGGAGGCACCCACGACCCCCGGTGACAACACAGCAGCGAACAACATGCGCTTCCGCTGTTCAGACGGCGAGGAACTGCAGGGGCCTGGGCTGAGCTGGGGAGACTTTGGAGACTGGAGTGACCGTTGCCCCAAGGGCGCGTGCGGCCTGCAGACCAAGATCCAGGGACCTAGAGGCCTCGGCGATGACACTGCGCTGAACGACGCGCGCTTATTCTGCTGCCGCAGTTGA
- the TM4SF5 gene encoding transmembrane 4 L6 family member 5: MCTGKCARCVGLSLITLCLVCIVANALLLVPNGETSWTNTNHLSLQVWLMGGFIGGGLMVLCPGIAAVRAGGKGCCGAGCCGNRCRMLRSVFSSAFGVLGAIYCLSVSGAGLRNGPRCLMNGKWGYHFEDTAGAYLLNRTLWDRCEAPPRVVPWNVTLFSLLVAASCLEMVLCGIQLVNATIGVFCGDCRKKQDTPH; this comes from the exons ATGTGTACAGGAAAATGTGCCCGCTGTGTGGGGCTCTCCCTCATTACCCTCTGCCTGGTCTGCATCGTGGCCAACGCCCTCCTGCTGGTACCTAATGGGGAGACCTCCTGGACCAACACCAACCATCTCAGCTTGCAAGTCTGGCTCATGGGCGGCTTCATCGGCGGAGGCCTAATG GTACTGTGTCCAGGAATTGCAGCCGTTCGGGCAGGGGGCAAGGGCTGCTGTGGTGCTGGGTGCTGTGGAAACCGCTGCAGA ATGCTGCGCTCGGTCTTCTCCTCGGCGTTCGGGGTGCTTGGTGCCATCTACTGCCTCTCGGTGTCTGGAGCTGGGCTCCGAAATGGACCCAGATGCTTAATGAACGGCAAGTGGGGCTACCACTTCGAAGACACGGC GGGAGCTTACTTGCTCAACCGCACTCTGTGGGATCGGTGCGAGGCGCCCCCTCGCGTGGTCCCCTGGAATGTGACGCTCTTCTCGCTGCTGGTGGCCGCCTCCTGCCTGGAGATGGTACTGTGTGGGATCCAGCTGGTGAACGCGACCATTGGTGTCTTCTGTGGCGACTGcaggaaaaaacag GACACCCCTCACTGA